The Acidimicrobiia bacterium genome segment CTCGACGACGTACTTCGTGCCGTCGACGAGCGTGATCACCGTGTCGGGGGTCCCCTCGACACGTTCGATGAGGTCGCAATTGAGCGCGAACGGCGGCCCGTTCAGCCTCGTCAGCGTGATCATCGTTCTCCGTCCCTGGAAACGCCTGCGGCCCGGTCCGTGGCCGTGTCTGAACCATCGGCCCGCGACGGCGGGAGATGAGGAGTCCCAAACCGGACGGTGCGGACGAAGCCGGGCCGTGCCCGGAGGGCGGGACGGCCCGGCCCGAGGGAGCCATGGACCAGTGCGGACGGAGCCGGGCCGTGCCCGGAGGGCGGGACGGCCCGGCCCGAGGGAGCCATGGACAAGTGCGGACGGAGCCGGGCCGTGCCCGGAGGGCGGGACGGCCCGGCCCGAGGGAGCCATGGACATCGACAGGCCGGACACGCGTTGACGCGTGCCCGGCCCGTCCGTTGATCAGGAGGTCGTCAGGTGCTTACTGCTTCAGGTTGACGAGGTCCTGGAGCATCTGGTCCGAGGTCGTGATGACCTTGGCGTTCGCCTGGAAGCCGCGCTGGGCGACGATCAGCTCGGTGAACTCCTGGGCGAGGTCCACGTTGCTCATCTCGAGCGTGCCCGACGACAGCGTCCCCCGGCCGCCCGAGCCGGCCGTGCCGACCTGGGGCAGGCCGGAGTCGCTCGACTGGCGGTACATGGAGTCGCCGGCCTTCTCGAGACCCGCCGGGTTGGTGAAGCTCGCGAGCGCGATCTGCCCGAGGGCCTGGCTCCGGCCGTTCGAGAACACGCCCGTGACGACACCGTCGTTCGAGATCGAGAACGACTGCAGCGAGCCGATCGCCGAGCCGTCCTGCGACAGCGCCGCGAAGCTGTTCGAGCCGGCGAACTGGACCAGCGCGTCCGGCGCACCGGCCGTGCCGACGCCGATCGCGACGGGCGCGGTGAAGTTCGTGCCCATCGCTGCGTTCATCGCCGCGGTGAACGTGATTGGGGGCAGCGCGATGTTCGCGTTCTTCGGCATGCCGGTGTTCGGGTCGAACACGAGCGACGGCAGCGTGCCGTAGAGGTTGACGGGCGGGTTCGCCGGGTTGGCGTCGGGCGCGGTCGCCGACACGTCCCACACGTTGCCGTCCGTCGCGATCGCGGTCTGCACACCGGTCGCGGTGGCGGTCGCCGCGTTCGACAGCGTGACCGTCGTGCCGTTCGTGACCGACGCGATCGTCGTGCCGGCCGGGATGCCCGCACCGGTGATCGCCTTGCCGACGTCCGCTGCGGTGAAGTTCGCCGTCGCGGACGTGAGCGTCGTGCTGCCGTTCGTCGTCGAGCCGTCGAGGACCGTGCGGTTGGCCGCCTTCGTCAGCGTCAACGTGATCTTCACGGCCTTGCCCTGCGCGTCGTACACGGTGATGCCGGTGTTCAGCGCGGTGCCCGTCGTGGCGTCGGCCGGCAGGTTGCCGCCGAGCGTCATGTTCTGGGTCTCGGTCGGCGGGAGCGTCTGGCCGAGCGGCATGCGGATGTCGGTCGTCGGCGCGTTCGTCGCGATCGCCCCGTTGTTGGCGAGCCAGCCCTGCACGATGCTGCCGTCGGGCGTCGTGAGCGCGCCGTTCGCGTCGAACGAGAACGCGCCGAGCCGCGTGAACAGCATCTGCGCGCCGTTGCGCACCTCGAAGAACCCGTCGCCCTGGATCGACAGGTCGGTGGAACGACCGGTGAGCTGCGACGCGCCCTGCGCGAAGTTCGTCGTGATCGAACCGACCTTCACGCCGAGGCCGACCTGCGCGGGGTTCGTGCCGCCGAGGCCGTTCTGCGGCGCGCCCGCGCCGGTGAGCAGCTGGCTGAGCAGGTCCTGGAACACGACGCTGCTCGACTTGTAGCCGGCCGTGTTGACGTTCGCGATGTCGTTGCCGATCACGTCCATCAACGTCTGGCTGGCACGGAGTCCGGACACGCCGGAGAACATGGAACGAAGCATTTGGGGGAGTGCTCCTTGCTCGTGGTGGGGTGAGAGAGAGAGGGGGTCGGGCGGTCGTGCGCGGGGTGCGCCGGCCGCGGGGCGGGCTACGTCTTGTTCACCTCCGTGACCGAGGACATCGGGATGTCGCTCCCGGTGCTCAGCGTGAGCGACGGCGGATTCGCGTTCGTCGGGTCGAACTTCACGGCGGTGACGGTGGCCGAGGTCGACGTGCCGTTGTCGTTGTACGTGACCGTCTTGCCGACGAGCGCGCTCGCCATGACCATCTGGTTCGCGTTCGTCTGCTGCTGCACGGTCGTGGTCAGGTTCTGCAGCTGCTCGAGCACGCTGAACTGCGCGGACTGCGACATGAACTGCGTCGGGTCGGTCGGCTCGAGCGGGTTCTGGTACTGGAGCTCGGCGACGAGCAGCTTCAGGAACGTGTCCTTGCCGAACTGGTCGGGCCGGTTGATCTGGGGCGGCTGGTTCGTGCCCGCGTACGGGTTCGTCGTGAGCGACGGGTCGATCGCGGTCATGTCGTGGTCCTCCTCGTTCCTCGTCACACGCGCACGTCGACGAGCGCGTCGCTCGACGTGGGCGCGTAGGCGGGTCCTGTCGTCGCGACGTCCGTGACGTCGTCGGTGCCGGAGCGGCTCGTCGTGCCGTCGCGATTCGCCGCGTTCGCGGTGTCGCGCTCCGCCGCGTCGGCACTGCCGTGCCTCGCGGCGTCACCGTTGCTGACGACCACGCCGCCCGTGCGCAGGCCGGCCGACTGCAGCCCGTCGCGCAGGTCGTGCAGCGCGTCGCGCAGGAGCGCGCTCGTCGACGCGTGGTCGGCCTGCAGGTGCAGGTTGACCTCCCCGCGCTCGAGCCGTACCTCGACCTGGACGCGACCGAGGTCGGCCGGGTGGAGATCGACGGTGATGCGGTACGACCCGTCGGGCTGGTCGCGCAACGGCTCGACGACCGAGACGAGCTGCGCGACCGGTGTCGTCACCACCGGGTTGGGCGGTGCCGCGGGCGCGGGTGGTGCGGCGACCTGGGTCGGGTTCGCGGTCGGCTGCGGCGTCGCGATCGCAGGTGTCTGCGCGACGGTCGGGTTCGACGGTTGCGCGGCGTGCGACGGCGCGGGCGCGGGTGCTGTGCTGCTGTCGTGGCCCGAGGCCGTCGACGTCGCAGTCGCCGTGGCCGTGGCGGTGGTGGCCGACGACGGGCGCGCGCCGGGAGCATCGTCGTGGGTGCCGTCGTGCGGTCCGCCGTCCGACGTCGTGGGTGACACCGGTTGCGCAGTGGCCGCGGCCGCTGTCGTGCTCGTGGCCGTGGTCGGGGTGGGTGCGGCCGTGGTGGTCCCGCGTGCGCTCGCCGGGCTCGGCCCGGCCTGCGGCGTAGGGTCGTCGTCCGGCGCGACCGTGCTCGCGTCCGTGGCGGCGCCGTTCGCCGTTCCGATGTGGCCGGAGGCGGGGTCCGCGGTCGCGGCTCCGATCGGCGCGGCGGTGGGCGCCGCCGGGGGCGCGACGTCGTCGCGCGGCAGCGTCGCGGGGGCGGGCTGCGTCGCCGCCGACGTGACCGGGGTGGGCGCGGCCGGGTCGCCCGCAGCGAGGTTCGCGTCGACGCGTGTCGTCGCGGCCGCTGTCGCGGCGTTCGGCGAACCCGGCGCGTCGGCTCCCACCCGGTCGGGTGCGGCCACCGGTGTGACCGACGCTGCGACCGGTGCGTCCGTCTGCTGCTCGTTCGTTGCCGGCAGGGGCGCCGGAGCAGAGTTCGGGTCGTTGCCGCCTGGCGCGGTCGCCGCGTGCGTGCTCGCGCCGGGGGTCGCGCCGGCGGCCCCTCTCGCCGGCGGCGGGGACGTCGGCGTCGCCGGCTGCGACGACTGCGGCGTGAGGCCGGCGAGCACCGCGAGGAACTGCGCGCCCGCGCTCGGGCCGGCACCGTTCATGGTGTCGTCGTCGCCGCGGCT includes the following:
- a CDS encoding flagellar hook-basal body complex protein; this translates as MLRSMFSGVSGLRASQTLMDVIGNDIANVNTAGYKSSSVVFQDLLSQLLTGAGAPQNGLGGTNPAQVGLGVKVGSITTNFAQGASQLTGRSTDLSIQGDGFFEVRNGAQMLFTRLGAFSFDANGALTTPDGSIVQGWLANNGAIATNAPTTDIRMPLGQTLPPTETQNMTLGGNLPADATTGTALNTGITVYDAQGKAVKITLTLTKAANRTVLDGSTTNGSTTLTSATANFTAADVGKAITGAGIPAGTTIASVTNGTTVTLSNAATATATGVQTAIATDGNVWDVSATAPDANPANPPVNLYGTLPSLVFDPNTGMPKNANIALPPITFTAAMNAAMGTNFTAPVAIGVGTAGAPDALVQFAGSNSFAALSQDGSAIGSLQSFSISNDGVVTGVFSNGRSQALGQIALASFTNPAGLEKAGDSMYRQSSDSGLPQVGTAGSGGRGTLSSGTLEMSNVDLAQEFTELIVAQRGFQANAKVITTSDQMLQDLVNLKQ
- a CDS encoding flagellar hook capping FlgD N-terminal domain-containing protein, which translates into the protein MTRNEEDHDMTAIDPSLTTNPYAGTNQPPQINRPDQFGKDTFLKLLVAELQYQNPLEPTDPTQFMSQSAQFSVLEQLQNLTTTVQQQTNANQMVMASALVGKTVTYNDNGTSTSATVTAVKFDPTNANPPSLTLSTGSDIPMSSVTEVNKT
- a CDS encoding flagellar hook-length control protein FliK, whose amino-acid sequence is MRITTADAPTTPTTRVSRGDDDTMNGAGPSAGAQFLAVLAGLTPQSSQPATPTSPPPARGAAGATPGASTHAATAPGGNDPNSAPAPLPATNEQQTDAPVAASVTPVAAPDRVGADAPGSPNAATAAATTRVDANLAAGDPAAPTPVTSAATQPAPATLPRDDVAPPAAPTAAPIGAATADPASGHIGTANGAATDASTVAPDDDPTPQAGPSPASARGTTTAAPTPTTATSTTAAAATAQPVSPTTSDGGPHDGTHDDAPGARPSSATTATATATATSTASGHDSSTAPAPAPSHAAQPSNPTVAQTPAIATPQPTANPTQVAAPPAPAAPPNPVVTTPVAQLVSVVEPLRDQPDGSYRITVDLHPADLGRVQVEVRLERGEVNLHLQADHASTSALLRDALHDLRDGLQSAGLRTGGVVVSNGDAARHGSADAAERDTANAANRDGTTSRSGTDDVTDVATTGPAYAPTSSDALVDVRV